A part of Streptomyces sp. DSM 40750 genomic DNA contains:
- a CDS encoding FAD-binding oxidoreductase, translating into MSRILPPGVSDEDFTAAIEEFRRAVGDEFVRIDEADLAGFRDPYPVGDAEAHLASAVVSPRDTEQVQEVVRIANRYGVPLSVISTGKNNGYGGSAPRLSGAVVVNTGERMNRVLDVDEKLGYALLEPGVTYFDLYEYLEANAPSLMIDCPDLGWGSVVGNALDRGAGYTPYGDHFMWQTGMEVVLPQGDVMRTGMGAIPGNTTWQLIPYGFGPYPDGMFTQSNLGVVTKMGIALMQKPPASLTYRITFENESDLEQIVDIMLPLRINMAPLQNVPVLRNIILDAAAVSRRADWYDGDGPLPPEVIERMKKELGLGYWNFYGTLYGPLQLIEMNYGIIKEAFGQVPGARFHTHEERHDRGAHVLHDRHKINNGIPSLSELQVLDWLPNGGHVGFSPISPPVGRDAMKQFRMVRSRADEYAKDYAAQFVVGLREMHHIALLLFDTKDATARAETLTLTRLLIDEAAAEGYGEYRTHNALMDQVMSTYSWGDSALLKFHEAVKDALDPNGIIAPGKSGVWPARYRGAGL; encoded by the coding sequence ATGAGCCGCATCCTTCCCCCCGGCGTCAGCGACGAGGACTTCACCGCCGCCATCGAGGAGTTCCGCCGGGCCGTGGGCGACGAGTTCGTCCGCATCGACGAGGCGGACCTGGCCGGCTTCCGCGACCCGTACCCCGTCGGCGACGCCGAGGCGCACCTCGCCTCGGCGGTGGTCTCCCCGAGAGACACCGAACAGGTGCAGGAGGTCGTCCGCATCGCCAACCGCTACGGAGTCCCGCTCTCAGTCATCTCGACCGGCAAGAACAACGGTTACGGCGGCTCGGCGCCGCGGCTGTCGGGTGCCGTGGTGGTCAATACCGGCGAGCGGATGAACCGCGTTCTCGACGTCGACGAGAAGCTCGGCTACGCCCTGCTCGAACCCGGCGTCACCTACTTCGACCTCTACGAGTACCTGGAGGCCAACGCACCCAGCCTGATGATCGACTGCCCCGACCTCGGCTGGGGCAGCGTCGTCGGCAACGCCCTCGACCGCGGCGCCGGTTACACCCCCTACGGTGATCACTTCATGTGGCAGACCGGCATGGAGGTCGTACTGCCACAGGGCGATGTCATGCGCACCGGGATGGGCGCCATACCGGGCAACACGACATGGCAACTGATCCCGTACGGCTTCGGCCCGTACCCGGACGGCATGTTCACGCAGTCCAATCTGGGCGTCGTGACCAAGATGGGCATCGCGCTCATGCAGAAGCCGCCCGCGTCGCTGACCTACCGGATCACCTTCGAGAACGAGAGCGACCTCGAACAGATCGTCGACATCATGCTGCCGTTGCGCATCAACATGGCGCCGTTGCAGAACGTCCCCGTGCTGCGCAACATCATCCTCGACGCCGCGGCGGTCTCCAGGCGCGCCGACTGGTACGACGGCGACGGCCCGCTGCCGCCCGAGGTGATCGAGCGGATGAAGAAGGAACTCGGCCTCGGCTACTGGAACTTCTACGGCACCCTGTACGGCCCGCTGCAGCTGATCGAGATGAACTACGGAATCATCAAGGAAGCCTTCGGGCAGGTGCCCGGCGCGCGCTTCCACACTCACGAGGAACGCCACGACCGCGGTGCCCATGTCCTGCACGACCGGCACAAGATCAACAACGGCATTCCGAGCCTCAGCGAACTACAGGTGCTGGACTGGCTCCCCAACGGCGGCCACGTGGGCTTCTCCCCGATCTCCCCGCCGGTGGGCCGGGACGCGATGAAGCAGTTCCGGATGGTGCGTTCACGCGCGGACGAGTACGCCAAGGACTACGCCGCCCAATTCGTCGTCGGCCTCCGGGAGATGCACCACATCGCACTGCTGCTGTTCGACACGAAGGACGCCACGGCGCGGGCCGAGACCCTGACCCTCACCCGGCTGCTCATCGACGAGGCGGCCGCCGAGGGATACGGCGAGTACCGCACCCACAACGCCCTCATGGACCAGGTCATGAGCACTTACAGCTGGGGCGACAGCGCCTTGCTGAAGTTCCACGAAGCCGTCAAGGACGCCCTTGACCCCAACGGCATCATCGCCCCCGGCAAGTCCGGCGTCTGGCCGGCACGTTACCGAGGAGCGGGTCTGTGA
- a CDS encoding DeoR/GlpR family DNA-binding transcription regulator, protein MLPERRHQLILRALRSGGTASVTDLAEQLDSSAATIRRDLLKLEADGLLTRVHGGAVIDEERTPFNDAAEVLVAEKDTIAAQAATMIEDGQSIILDSGTTVHRLALQLHGRRLTVITNNLAVYDELIGDENIDLMLLGGMVIRESRMLDGFMAEDNLRQVHADWLFMGACGLRPGGQVMDTTVAEVPARRAMIAAGDKVVLLADKSKFPGTGMVKICGPEDLDALVTNAPEDEATCMALREAGVKVIATAPAAGDG, encoded by the coding sequence GTGCTGCCTGAACGACGACACCAACTCATCTTGCGGGCCCTGCGTTCCGGCGGCACCGCCTCCGTGACCGACCTCGCCGAGCAGCTTGACTCCAGCGCGGCGACCATCCGCCGTGACCTCCTCAAGTTGGAGGCAGACGGGCTGCTCACCCGTGTCCATGGTGGAGCGGTCATCGATGAGGAGCGAACTCCCTTCAACGATGCCGCCGAGGTTCTGGTGGCGGAGAAGGACACCATTGCCGCCCAAGCGGCCACGATGATCGAGGACGGCCAGTCGATCATTCTCGACAGCGGCACAACGGTCCACCGGCTGGCACTTCAACTGCACGGTCGCCGACTTACCGTGATCACCAACAACCTCGCCGTGTATGACGAGCTCATCGGCGACGAGAACATCGACCTGATGCTGCTCGGAGGCATGGTCATCCGTGAGTCACGCATGCTGGACGGTTTCATGGCGGAGGACAACCTCCGCCAGGTTCACGCCGACTGGTTGTTCATGGGTGCTTGTGGCCTCCGCCCCGGGGGCCAGGTCATGGACACCACCGTGGCCGAGGTGCCCGCCCGACGCGCCATGATTGCCGCCGGCGACAAGGTGGTGCTCCTGGCTGACAAGAGCAAGTTTCCGGGAACCGGCATGGTGAAGATCTGCGGCCCCGAGGACTTGGACGCGCTTGTCACCAACGCACCGGAAGACGAAGCGACCTGTATGGCCCTGCGCGAGGCCGGCGTGAAAGTAATAGCGACGGCTCCGGCCGCAGGCGACGGCTAA
- a CDS encoding helix-turn-helix transcriptional regulator: MRWPARKARLGYPVHATQGTAGYRLGAGAKLPPLLLDDNEAIAVAIGLRTAAGGSVIGIEESSLRALTKLEQVLPSRLRHRVHTLNTATVRAGAVPAPKVSADTLMAIAEACRQRERLRFDYISPRRGPSIRSVEPHSLISFERHWYLVAWDTDRTDWRTFRVDRLTPRTPAGPQFPPPRELPDGDVATYLAHQLSSQTWPFQATITLHEPAVAVADRVWPGMGVIEPVDGHSCLLHLGADTPRDLAWMITSVDADFTLTHAPPELADALRTQGARCLNAVREVEV, translated from the coding sequence ATGCGGTGGCCGGCGAGGAAGGCTCGCCTCGGCTACCCGGTGCACGCCACCCAGGGCACCGCCGGCTACCGGCTCGGCGCCGGCGCCAAACTGCCCCCGCTGCTGCTCGACGACAATGAGGCCATCGCCGTCGCGATCGGGCTGCGCACCGCGGCCGGCGGCTCGGTCATCGGGATCGAGGAGTCCTCCCTGCGCGCACTCACCAAGCTGGAGCAGGTGTTGCCATCCCGGCTGCGGCACCGTGTGCACACCCTGAACACCGCTACCGTCCGGGCCGGCGCCGTCCCAGCCCCCAAAGTCTCCGCGGACACCCTCATGGCCATTGCCGAGGCGTGCCGCCAACGTGAGCGGCTGCGCTTCGACTACATCAGCCCCCGCCGCGGCCCAAGCATCCGCTCGGTCGAGCCACACAGCCTGATCAGCTTCGAACGCCACTGGTACCTGGTCGCCTGGGACACCGACCGCACCGACTGGCGCACCTTCCGTGTCGACCGGCTCACCCCACGCACTCCGGCCGGCCCGCAGTTCCCCCCCCCGCGCGAACTCCCCGACGGCGACGTGGCCACCTATCTGGCCCACCAACTGTCGTCGCAGACGTGGCCCTTCCAGGCCACCATCACTCTGCACGAGCCCGCCGTAGCGGTTGCCGACCGCGTCTGGCCCGGCATGGGCGTCATCGAACCCGTCGACGGCCACAGCTGTCTGCTGCACCTGGGCGCCGACACCCCCCGCGACCTCGCGTGGATGATCACCTCGGTCGACGCCGACTTCACCCTCACCCACGCCCCACCGGAACTTGCCGACGCCCTGCGCACCCAAGGCGCCCGCTGCCTGAACGCCGTACGAGAGGTAGAGGTATAG
- a CDS encoding dioxygenase family protein — MTAIDEVTTAVAALGRSLYRPAHIHYEVHHPDLITPWRGEIYFRGDPVIPVDFVGGTLAPPALQAHTVLHEDPKDIAEAGFQGPYRTTEFDFVLKTRTSPDTITPKGATA; from the coding sequence ATCACTGCGATCGACGAGGTCACCACAGCCGTCGCGGCCCTCGGCCGCAGCCTCTACCGCCCGGCCCACATCCACTACGAGGTCCACCACCCCGACCTGATCACCCCCTGGCGCGGCGAGATCTATTTCAGGGGAGACCCCGTCATCCCGGTCGACTTCGTCGGCGGCACCCTGGCCCCTCCCGCTCTGCAGGCCCACACCGTCCTGCACGAGGACCCCAAGGACATCGCCGAAGCCGGCTTCCAGGGCCCCTACCGGACGACGGAGTTCGACTTCGTCCTCAAGACCCGCACCAGCCCCGACACCATCACCCCGAAGGGCGCGACGGCATGA
- a CDS encoding dioxygenase family protein has protein sequence MTTTTDPSYVDPALINPRAVRLVNAFKNALARMRDEEGPTFDALNADTDLLQKVQAATGAPLALAAMPLYSEVFQGGRDGYTPSEDVNSPTYIADSPCIDNPGTLPMRPDEPGTPLIVSGRILDGHGQPLAGAKLDIYHAANNGNYSALYDDGVPKYNLRGHLLTDADGRYTFTTITPVAYADPTSLRSTRSPQPSRPSAAASTARPTSTTRSTTPT, from the coding sequence ATGACCACGACCACCGATCCGTCCTACGTCGACCCGGCACTGATCAACCCACGCGCGGTCCGTCTCGTGAACGCATTCAAGAACGCTCTGGCCCGCATGCGCGACGAGGAGGGACCGACCTTCGACGCCCTCAACGCGGACACCGACCTTCTGCAGAAGGTCCAGGCGGCCACCGGCGCCCCGCTGGCGTTGGCCGCCATGCCGCTGTACAGCGAGGTCTTCCAGGGCGGCCGCGACGGCTACACCCCCTCCGAAGACGTCAACAGCCCCACCTACATCGCCGATTCACCGTGCATCGACAACCCGGGAACCCTGCCGATGCGCCCCGACGAACCCGGCACCCCGCTGATCGTCTCCGGCCGCATTCTGGACGGCCACGGTCAGCCACTCGCAGGCGCCAAGCTGGACATCTACCACGCGGCCAACAACGGCAACTACTCAGCGCTGTACGACGACGGAGTACCCAAGTACAACCTGCGCGGACATCTCCTCACCGACGCCGACGGCCGCTACACCTTCACCACCATCACCCCCGTCGCCTACGCCGACCCCACATCACTGCGATCGACGAGGTCACCACAGCCGTCGCGGCCCTCGGCCGCAGCCTCTACCGCCCGGCCCACATCCACTACGAGGTCCACCACCCCGACCTGA
- a CDS encoding DoxX family protein, translating to MNRFLRIVQGLLAAVFAASGVLKTTKSREQLSSQLPWASDVPTPVVRLIGTAELVGALGLFLPGVSGIATVLTPLAATGIAVIVGLAMGFHARRKEPQGIAFNAVLLTLAAVVMWGRFGPHAF from the coding sequence ATGAACCGGTTCCTGCGGATCGTGCAGGGCCTGCTCGCCGCGGTGTTCGCGGCCTCCGGCGTCCTGAAGACCACCAAGTCCCGCGAACAGCTCAGCTCTCAGCTGCCGTGGGCCAGCGATGTGCCGACGCCCGTGGTCCGCCTGATCGGCACCGCCGAACTCGTCGGCGCCCTCGGGCTGTTCCTGCCCGGCGTCTCCGGCATCGCGACCGTGCTCACTCCGCTGGCCGCCACCGGCATCGCGGTGATCGTGGGTCTGGCCATGGGTTTCCACGCCCGCCGCAAGGAGCCCCAGGGCATCGCGTTCAACGCGGTGCTGCTCACGCTCGCGGCCGTCGTCATGTGGGGCCGGTTCGGGCCCCACGCGTTCTGA
- a CDS encoding SDR family NAD(P)-dependent oxidoreductase, which translates to MTSIAIVGAGPQMGLAIARTFGSQGFDVALISRNREKLDDLVGKLGAEGITAAAFPADVLDRDALTRALKDAAIRFGGIDVLEYSPVGTFGVTTLTAPATTAPSDVEFEMNFQLYGAIAATQAVLPAMREAGAGTLLYTTGAGSIWPDPRVANVNAAAAALRNWVMNLHKELAGTGIQAAHVGIDSSIGVSVIPGVEAARPEQITPLYWDLHTTKRDQAELVFKLDDDGFPRG; encoded by the coding sequence GTGACCAGCATCGCCATCGTCGGAGCCGGACCCCAAATGGGTCTGGCCATCGCCCGCACCTTCGGCTCCCAGGGCTTCGACGTCGCCCTGATCTCCCGCAACCGCGAGAAGCTCGACGACCTCGTCGGCAAGCTCGGCGCCGAAGGCATCACTGCCGCCGCGTTCCCCGCGGACGTCCTCGACCGCGACGCGCTGACCCGGGCCCTCAAGGATGCCGCCATCCGGTTCGGCGGCATCGATGTCCTGGAGTACTCCCCGGTGGGGACGTTCGGCGTCACCACGCTGACTGCTCCGGCCACCACCGCACCGTCCGATGTGGAGTTCGAGATGAACTTCCAGTTGTACGGGGCGATCGCCGCCACCCAGGCGGTGCTGCCCGCGATGCGCGAGGCCGGCGCGGGCACCCTGCTCTACACCACCGGCGCCGGCTCGATCTGGCCCGACCCGCGGGTCGCCAACGTCAACGCCGCCGCAGCAGCGCTGCGCAACTGGGTGATGAACCTGCACAAGGAGCTTGCCGGCACCGGCATCCAGGCCGCCCACGTCGGCATCGACTCCTCGATCGGCGTCTCCGTCATCCCCGGCGTCGAGGCGGCCCGGCCCGAGCAGATCACCCCCCTGTACTGGGACCTGCACACCACCAAGCGTGACCAGGCCGAACTCGTCTTCAAGCTCGACGACGACGGCTTCCCCCGCGGCTGA
- a CDS encoding DUF1772 domain-containing protein: MLNALEVFTTVVVGLMVGVEFSVAFVMNPIFNALPEDSNQLAHSHGGRMLGAVMPFWYIGSLALVAVWAVAGWHHHGTGLVVTAGALLIVSVIMSILLLVPINNRGKTWTPENRPEDWKEQMHRWERFHYVRVAVIIAAFTLLVAALA; encoded by the coding sequence ATGCTCAACGCACTCGAGGTCTTCACCACCGTGGTCGTCGGCCTGATGGTGGGGGTGGAGTTCTCCGTCGCCTTCGTCATGAACCCGATCTTCAACGCCCTCCCGGAGGACAGTAACCAGCTGGCCCACTCCCACGGGGGCCGGATGCTCGGCGCCGTGATGCCGTTCTGGTACATCGGCTCACTCGCCCTCGTCGCGGTCTGGGCTGTCGCGGGATGGCACCACCACGGCACCGGCCTCGTCGTCACCGCCGGCGCGCTGCTGATCGTCAGTGTGATCATGTCGATCCTGCTGCTCGTCCCGATCAACAACCGGGGCAAGACGTGGACCCCGGAGAACCGGCCCGAGGACTGGAAGGAGCAGATGCACCGCTGGGAACGCTTCCACTACGTCCGCGTCGCCGTCATCATCGCCGCCTTCACCCTGCTCGTCGCCGCCCTCGCCTGA
- a CDS encoding TetR/AcrR family transcriptional regulator, producing MSVQERKQRERAGRERLIVATARELAEQQGWDAVTTRRLAERIEYSQPVLYSHFRGKREIIGAVALEGAAELAAAVRAATAAADGPRERVYALARAYLDFAARNPAVYDAIFQLDGGLPYAQEDTPEPLKDAFAALLECLGEVTGDGVEPGLFTEVFWASLHGVATLTRSGRLPPEDTERRVELLVDRLAMA from the coding sequence ATGTCGGTACAGGAACGCAAGCAGCGCGAACGGGCGGGCCGCGAGCGCCTCATCGTGGCGACAGCCCGCGAACTCGCAGAGCAGCAGGGCTGGGACGCGGTCACCACCCGCCGGCTCGCCGAGCGCATCGAATACAGCCAGCCCGTCCTCTACAGCCACTTCCGCGGCAAACGGGAGATCATCGGCGCCGTGGCTCTGGAGGGCGCCGCCGAGCTAGCCGCGGCGGTGCGTGCCGCGACCGCCGCCGCAGACGGCCCGCGCGAGCGGGTGTACGCCCTCGCCCGCGCCTACCTCGACTTCGCCGCACGCAACCCGGCGGTCTACGACGCCATCTTCCAGCTCGACGGCGGTCTCCCGTACGCACAGGAGGACACCCCGGAACCTCTCAAGGACGCTTTCGCCGCGCTGCTGGAGTGCCTCGGCGAGGTCACCGGGGACGGCGTCGAGCCGGGGCTGTTCACCGAGGTGTTCTGGGCGTCCCTGCACGGGGTGGCGACCCTGACCCGGTCGGGACGGCTGCCACCGGAGGACACCGAGCGGAGGGTGGAGCTGCTGGTGGACCGGCTCGCCATGGCCTGA
- a CDS encoding ABC transporter ATP-binding protein: MAELRITGVHKAYGRVQALSGVDLTVRSGSLVAVLGPSGSGKTTLLRCVAGFEALDSGEIRIDGRRVATSDASVPPERRRIAVVPQEGALFPHLSVLGNVAYGLGRSARRAGRAAAVLDLVGLAGLQDRMPHHLSGGQQQRVAVARALAPRPPVVLLDEPFNALDAALRAEVRRDVWQALRADGATAVLVTHDQAEALSMAEEVAAMRDGRIIQSGPPELLYGSPADPWVAGFVGEAVWLPAVRDGDRAHTPLGTLRLTPVEGGVPAGPMRVLLRPEQITLAPPGAANGVAATVVRRDFYGHDAMLALRLSDGTPVAARVFDPSVRPPAVGDEVGLCVRGIARAFPPGGRLVSPAQPSATDELHP, translated from the coding sequence ATGGCCGAACTGCGCATCACCGGCGTCCACAAAGCGTACGGCCGCGTCCAGGCACTGTCCGGAGTGGATCTCACCGTCCGCTCCGGATCGCTGGTGGCCGTGCTCGGCCCCTCCGGCTCGGGCAAGACCACTCTGCTGCGCTGCGTCGCCGGCTTCGAGGCGCTGGACTCCGGCGAGATCCGGATCGACGGCCGTCGCGTCGCGACCTCCGACGCGTCGGTTCCGCCCGAGCGGCGGCGGATCGCGGTGGTCCCCCAGGAAGGCGCGCTCTTCCCGCACCTGTCCGTCCTCGGCAACGTTGCCTACGGGCTCGGCCGGTCCGCCCGGCGAGCCGGTCGAGCGGCCGCTGTGCTGGACCTGGTGGGCCTGGCGGGGCTCCAGGACCGGATGCCGCACCACCTTTCCGGCGGGCAGCAACAGCGCGTCGCGGTCGCCCGCGCGCTCGCACCGCGCCCGCCGGTCGTGCTGCTCGACGAACCGTTCAACGCACTCGACGCCGCCCTGCGGGCCGAAGTGCGCCGGGACGTCTGGCAGGCCCTGCGCGCCGACGGCGCCACGGCCGTCCTCGTCACCCACGACCAGGCGGAGGCGCTGTCGATGGCCGAGGAGGTCGCGGCCATGCGGGACGGCCGGATCATCCAGAGCGGACCACCGGAACTCCTCTACGGCTCACCGGCCGACCCGTGGGTGGCCGGGTTCGTCGGCGAGGCGGTGTGGCTGCCCGCCGTAAGGGACGGCGACCGGGCCCACACCCCGCTGGGCACTCTGCGGCTCACACCGGTCGAGGGCGGTGTGCCGGCCGGCCCGATGCGCGTGCTGCTCCGTCCCGAACAGATCACGCTCGCCCCGCCCGGGGCTGCGAACGGGGTCGCCGCGACCGTCGTACGACGCGACTTCTACGGCCACGACGCGATGCTCGCCCTGCGCCTGAGTGACGGCACGCCGGTGGCCGCGCGGGTCTTCGACCCGTCCGTCCGTCCGCCCGCCGTCGGCGACGAGGTGGGCCTGTGCGTCCGCGGCATCGCCCGCGCCTTCCCGCCCGGCGGACGACTGGTCAGCCCAGCCCAGCCATCCGCCACGGACGAACTCCACCCCTGA
- a CDS encoding ABC transporter permease: MPRPALACAAVLAVGVALIPLAYLAIRVGGAGWGSIADELFTARTGALIVRSATLAAVVTAACTALGVAAAFLITRTDVPARRLFGVLAALPLAVPSYVAAFAWVSTAEGFEGFWAAALVLTLVSYPYVYLPVAAALVGVDPAQEEVARSLGRGPWRTAVGVTLRQVRPAVAAGALLVALYVLSDFGAVSILRVDVVTRAVFTSINLGFDRTGALVLATVLVALTALVLLAEQLSRRRAARYARLGGGAPRSPTRLHLGRLRWPAALGLAGVIAAALGVPVASLVRWFGEGVSRPGSLGELADAAGNSLGVALLGTGLTMVLALPVGLLSARVPGLLALALDRLAYLSHALPGLVIGLSLVFFGIHVAYPLYQSVWLLALAYAALFLPLAVAAVSAAAAQAPPGLEEVARSLGRRRAYVLRTVTVPLAAPGIGAGAALVFLTCMKELPATLLLRPTGVDTLATGLWKHTSVAAYAAAAPYAALLVLIAAVPTWWLSVRTGVLTRTGG; encoded by the coding sequence GTGCCGCGGCCGGCACTGGCCTGCGCGGCGGTGCTCGCCGTCGGTGTCGCGCTCATCCCGTTGGCCTATCTGGCGATCCGGGTCGGTGGGGCGGGCTGGGGCAGCATCGCCGACGAGCTGTTCACGGCGCGCACCGGGGCGCTGATCGTCCGGAGCGCGACACTGGCGGCCGTCGTCACCGCGGCCTGCACCGCGCTGGGCGTGGCTGCGGCGTTCCTGATCACCCGCACCGACGTACCGGCCCGACGGCTGTTCGGCGTGCTCGCCGCGCTTCCCCTCGCGGTACCCAGCTACGTCGCCGCCTTCGCCTGGGTCTCCACAGCGGAGGGCTTCGAGGGGTTCTGGGCGGCGGCCCTGGTGCTCACCCTGGTCTCGTACCCGTACGTCTACCTGCCGGTCGCGGCCGCTCTGGTCGGCGTGGATCCGGCCCAGGAGGAGGTGGCGCGATCACTGGGGCGCGGCCCGTGGCGTACGGCCGTCGGCGTGACACTGCGCCAGGTACGGCCGGCGGTGGCGGCGGGCGCGCTGCTCGTCGCGCTCTATGTGCTCTCTGACTTCGGTGCCGTCTCGATCCTGCGGGTGGATGTCGTCACCCGGGCCGTCTTCACCTCGATCAACCTCGGCTTCGACCGCACCGGGGCGCTCGTGCTCGCCACGGTGCTCGTCGCCCTCACCGCGCTGGTGCTGTTGGCCGAGCAGCTCAGTCGGCGGCGCGCGGCCCGCTACGCCCGCCTCGGCGGCGGGGCACCCCGGTCTCCGACCCGGCTGCACCTGGGCCGGCTTCGGTGGCCGGCCGCGCTCGGGCTCGCCGGCGTGATCGCGGCGGCTCTCGGCGTGCCGGTGGCGAGTCTGGTCCGGTGGTTCGGCGAGGGTGTCTCACGGCCCGGGTCACTCGGCGAGCTCGCCGATGCGGCGGGGAACTCGCTGGGGGTCGCCCTGCTTGGCACGGGACTGACCATGGTGCTCGCGCTGCCGGTGGGACTGCTGTCCGCCCGCGTACCCGGCCTGCTCGCCTTGGCCCTGGACCGACTGGCCTATCTCTCGCACGCGCTGCCCGGGCTGGTCATCGGGCTCTCGCTGGTGTTCTTCGGCATCCATGTGGCTTACCCGCTCTACCAGAGCGTGTGGCTGCTCGCGCTCGCGTACGCGGCACTGTTCCTGCCCCTGGCGGTCGCGGCCGTCAGCGCCGCCGCGGCACAGGCCCCGCCCGGCCTGGAGGAGGTGGCCCGCTCGCTCGGGCGGCGCCGGGCCTACGTACTGCGCACGGTGACAGTCCCACTGGCCGCGCCCGGCATCGGCGCCGGGGCCGCCCTGGTCTTCCTTACCTGTATGAAGGAACTGCCCGCCACCTTGCTGCTGCGCCCCACAGGAGTGGACACCCTCGCCACGGGCCTGTGGAAGCACACCTCGGTCGCCGCGTATGCGGCCGCCGCGCCCTATGCGGCCCTGCTGGTGCTCATCGCCGCCGTACCCACATGGTGGCTGTCGGTGCGCACCGGCGTCCTCACCCGAACAGGCGGCTGA
- a CDS encoding iron ABC transporter substrate-binding protein, translating into MRPLLAAGLGALLALGTTACGSEQAAQAQPDSDKKITVYSGRSESLVKPVLEDFQEASGITVEVRYGDTAQMAAQLEEEGSRSPADVFLAQDAGALGAVAGQGLFAKLPDSVLDKVPTASRDEDGEWVGVTGRVRTMVYNTDQVPKGELPESVFELTEPEWKGKVGIAPTNGSFQAFITAMRVEHGDEKTEEFLADLKANDAQIREGNAPIVADVNAGRLASGLVNHYYVYELAKEEGTTVDALKAKNHFFPNGDIGSLVNVSGVGVLDKADDDPDVRTFVDYLLGTEAQTYFAEQTYEYPLIGGVATARGLPALSSLNAPDIDLNDLDDLATTVEMIKDSGLV; encoded by the coding sequence ATGAGACCCCTGCTGGCGGCCGGCCTCGGCGCTCTGCTGGCCCTTGGAACCACGGCTTGCGGCTCGGAGCAGGCCGCGCAGGCGCAGCCGGACTCCGACAAGAAGATCACCGTGTACAGCGGTCGGAGCGAGTCGCTCGTCAAGCCGGTGCTGGAGGACTTCCAGGAGGCCAGCGGCATCACCGTCGAGGTGCGCTACGGCGACACCGCACAGATGGCCGCCCAGCTCGAAGAAGAGGGCAGCCGGAGCCCGGCGGACGTCTTCCTCGCCCAGGACGCCGGGGCCCTGGGAGCCGTGGCCGGGCAGGGGCTGTTCGCCAAGCTGCCGGACTCGGTGCTGGACAAGGTGCCGACCGCATCCCGGGACGAGGATGGCGAGTGGGTCGGGGTGACCGGCCGCGTGCGCACGATGGTCTACAACACCGACCAGGTCCCCAAGGGCGAACTGCCGGAGTCGGTGTTCGAGCTGACCGAGCCCGAATGGAAGGGCAAGGTGGGCATCGCGCCGACCAACGGCTCCTTCCAGGCGTTCATCACAGCGATGCGGGTGGAGCACGGCGATGAGAAGACCGAGGAGTTCCTCGCGGACCTGAAGGCCAACGACGCGCAGATCCGCGAGGGGAACGCGCCGATCGTCGCCGACGTCAACGCCGGCAGGCTCGCCTCCGGGCTGGTCAACCACTACTACGTGTACGAACTGGCCAAGGAGGAAGGCACCACCGTCGACGCCCTCAAGGCGAAGAACCACTTCTTCCCCAACGGAGACATCGGCAGCCTGGTCAACGTCTCCGGGGTGGGCGTGCTGGACAAGGCGGACGACGATCCCGACGTCCGCACGTTCGTCGACTATCTGCTGGGCACCGAGGCCCAGACCTACTTCGCGGAGCAGACGTACGAGTACCCGCTGATCGGCGGCGTCGCCACCGCCCGCGGGTTGCCCGCGCTGTCTTCGCTGAACGCACCGGACATCGACCTCAACGACCTGGACGATCTGGCGACGACGGTCGAAATGATCAAGGATTCGGGGCTCGTCTGA
- the bfr gene encoding bacterioferritin, giving the protein MQSDPEVLEFLNEQLTAELTAINQYFLHAKMQENFGWTKLAQYTRHESFDEMNHAEVLTDRILVLDGLPNYQRLFHVRVGQTVTEMFQADREVEVEAIDRLRRGIEVMRSKGDITSANIFESILADEEHHIDYLDTQLALIEKLGEPLYIAQVIEQPEG; this is encoded by the coding sequence ATGCAGAGCGACCCCGAGGTTCTTGAGTTCCTCAACGAGCAACTGACCGCAGAGCTGACCGCGATCAACCAGTACTTCTTGCACGCCAAGATGCAGGAGAACTTCGGCTGGACGAAGCTCGCGCAATACACGCGCCACGAGTCGTTCGACGAGATGAACCATGCTGAGGTTCTCACCGACCGAATCCTGGTCCTTGACGGTCTGCCCAACTACCAGCGGCTCTTTCATGTGCGGGTGGGGCAGACCGTCACCGAGATGTTCCAGGCGGACCGCGAGGTCGAGGTCGAGGCGATCGACCGTCTCCGGCGTGGCATCGAGGTCATGCGTTCCAAGGGCGACATCACCTCGGCGAACATCTTCGAGTCGATCCTCGCCGACGAGGAGCACCACATCGACTATCTCGACACGCAGCTCGCACTGATCGAGAAGCTGGGCGAGCCGCTCTATATCGCACAGGTCATCGAACAGCCTGAAGGCTGA